Proteins co-encoded in one Papaver somniferum cultivar HN1 chromosome 5, ASM357369v1, whole genome shotgun sequence genomic window:
- the LOC113280296 gene encoding uncharacterized protein LOC113280296: MTKIKDKFWEYAEKLNNRFKCKYCKRDFPGGVARVKSHLSGIKGRDIAVCAQVPEEVQASAVIAVGEAGVNVSGTKRAKSSSGSVGESSVSVCEEPRLQQTSIPAMLSKKDKDAVDMKVALCFFLNNIAFNVIQTTGFIEMIKAVSEYGIGYSLPSYSTLRTKLVVNTKADVERYVNEVKESWSLTGCTIMSDIWTNMKKRSFINVIAYSPKGAVFLKSVERSGESNTGLFIREVLLPVIEEIGAENVVQIVTDNASNYGLACNLIMEEYPHIIKSKCAAHGVQLLFEDIYDSVDWVKDIFLKARKIYDHFYRHIILLDLMREHTKKDLRKYSKTRFASHFLMLQSILDVEDGLRNLVASVEYRNMLYSKGAVADIVKELIQGTPFWEDGKELISAMEPLVKVLRLVDGDGSTSGYIYEATDRARKAIKKRCEEDPVKYMHIWELFEFRAKSNLLHEVHAAAMYLNPPFMFDGKISYTNEAVQAALSYIYDKLIDTTERTKFSQELLLYNGKHPKIFTSISIDQISNCHPRVWWEANGGSVPILRKVAIRLLSQPCSASACERNWSAFDAAQTKKRNRLAPQMLEDLWDTELVDGNLDEAIDEGFVADAQSDLNVAWMDRMCSGIGTSSRMNYRHQ; this comes from the exons ATGACGAAGATAAAAGATAAATTTTGGGAATATGCCGAGAAATTGAATAACCGTTTCAAATGTAAGTACTGCAAAAGAGATTTTCCTGGAGGAGTAGCAAGAGTGAAGTCTCATTTATCAGGTATTAAAGGCCGTGACATTGCTGTTTGTGCACAAGTACCTGAGGAAGTACAAGCATCTGCTGTTATTGCAGTTGGGGAGGCCGGTGTTAATGTTAGTGGGACTAAAAGAGCTAAATCATCTAGTGGGAGTGTTGGGGAGAGCAGTGTTAGTGTCTGTGAAGAACCAAGATTGCAACAAACTTCAATACCTGCAATGCTCAGCAAAAAGGATAAAGATGCGGTGGACATGAAAGTAGCTCTTTGTTTCTTTTTGAATAACATTGCTTTTAATGTTATACAGACAACAGGGTTTATTGAGATGATTAAGGCTGTTTCAGAATATGGTATTGGATATTCATTACCTAGTTATTCTACTCTTCGAACTAAGTTGGTTGTCAATACTAAAGCAGATGTGGAACGTTATGTAAATGAAGTCAAAGAATCTTGGAGTTTAACTGGATGCACCATCATGTCAGACATATGGACAAATATGAAAAAACGGTCGTTTATAAATGTGATTGCTTACTCACCAAAAGGGGCAGTATTCTTAAAATCAGTTGAAAGATCCGGAGAGTCGAACACAGGTTTATTTATAAGGGAGGTACTTTTACCAGTTATTGAAGAGAttggtgctgaaaatgtagtgcAAATTGTGACCGACAATGCTTCAAACTATGGACTTGCTTGTAACCTGATCATGGAAGAGTATCCCCACATAATCAAATCAAAGTGTGCTGCTCATGGAGTTCAATTGCTGTTTGAGGATATATATGATTCTGTTGATTGGGTTAAAGATATTTTTCTCAAAGCAAGaaagatatatgaccatttctatAGGCATATCATTCTTTTGGACTTAATGAGAGAGCATACCAAGAAAGATTTGAGAAagtattctaaaaccaggtttgCGTCTCACTTTCTTATGCTTCAATCTATTTTagatgttgaagatggtttgagAAACTTGGTCGCATCGGTTGAATATAGAAACATGTTGTACAGCAAAGGAGCTGTTGCTGACATAGTCAAAGAGCTTATACAAGGAACACCATTTTGGGAGGATGGGAAAGAGCTAATTTCAGCAATGGAGCCATTGGTAAAGGTATTACGGTTAGTCGACGGTGATGGGTCAACTTCAGGCTACATTTATGAAGCAACAGATAGAGCACGAAAGGCAATTAAAAAACGATGTGAAGAGGATCCTGTTAAGTATATGCATATATGGGAATTGTTTGAATTCAGAGCGAAATCTAACCTGCTTCATGAGGTTCATGCTGCTGCCATGTATTTGAACCCTCCTTTCATGTTTGATGGAAAGATTTCATATACTAATGAAGCTGTGCAAGCTGCCTTGTCATATATTTATGACAAACTGATTGATACCACTGAAAGAACCAAGTTTTCGCAAGAGCTTTTActctataatggaaaacatccAAAGATCTTTACAAGCATCTCAATAGATCAAATCAGTAATTGTCATCCaa GGGTGTGGTGGGAAGCAAATGGAGGCTCTGTTCCTATACTAAGAAAGGTTGCCATTCGTTTGTTAAGTCAGCCGTGTAGTGCTTCAGCATGTGAACGTAACTGGAGTGCTTTCGATGCCGCACAAACAAAAAAGAGAAACAGATTGGCTCCACAGATGTTGGAAGATCTG TGGGACACTGAACTTGTTGATGGCAATCTGGATGAAGCTATTGATGAAGGTTTTGTAGCCGATGCTCAAAGTGACCTGAATGTTGCTTGGATGGATAGAATGTGTAGCGGCATTGGGACATCTTCGAGAATGAATTATCGTCATCAGTAG